CGGCCACCGGCAATCGGTCTCGCACCAGCGCGACCGCATAATCGTGAAGCCCTTCCTGCTCAGCGGCCTCCGCTCGGCCTATGACTTCGGCCAACTCATCGGCCATGTCTTCGAGCCATGTCTCGACCTCGGCAACCTCGGCTACCCGGGGCACCTCGACCGACGCTTCCCCGGAAGTTGAACCAGGGGCAGTTTCCTCGGCCTTATCCTCAGCCGCGTCCTCAGCCAACAGGCCTTGTCCGCTATCTCCGACTCCCCTGTCGGTTTCTTCACCAGCCACGTTCTATCCGGGTCGCCCCGCTCAAAGCTGCGTCGCTACCGACTGCTACCTCCGCTGAGCTATTACAAACCATCGACCTCGTCAACCACGCATTAGCCAACGTTTATATGTCTAAAAAGTTATTGCGCGAACGCTAATACATGGGGTAGAACTTGAGTATGTCAGCGGCAGAGCCTTCGTATTACCTGCGTCTGCTCGCAGCGCTTGGGAGCCACTACTGCCCCGCGTGCTTCTCCCCCGCTGATTTCGCAAAAGAGTCCCGGTGTTACGGTGCCTGCTCTACCAGGGCGCGGATGGATCCGCTGCTCCCAAGCCACCCTGCTATCGCAAGCGCGGGCTTCGTAGACTTTTACGAAGCTGAACCCATGCCTGGCCTTTCGGCCTCACTGCGGGCTTTCAAATACGGCGACCTGCGCAGCAGGGGGCGGGCCTTGTGCCTGCTGTTTGCCGCCGCAGTGGCCGACTGGGCACCCGCGATAGACTTCGTGGTGCCGGTAGCCTCGATACCCGAGCGCCAGAAAACAAGGGGCTTCAACCAGGCCGGCTGGCTTGCCTGCTCTGCCGCACGAGCACTAGCCATCCCCTGCCATACCACCCTGCTCAGACGCAGGCCCGGACAGGCCCAGGCTCGCAGCAGCGGTGCCCAGCGGCGTAGCTTACGCGGCCAGTTCTACTGTACGCGGCAAATGCCCACCGGGGCCCGGGTACTGCTGGTCGACGATGTCTACACAACGGGTGCAACCGCCGGCGACAGTGCCCAGGCACTGGCCCGGGCCGGAGCTGGAAGCGTTCACTTTGCCTGCCTGCTGGCCACGCCCGAGACGCGATCCGCCAGGAGAATTGAACCAACGTGTCTTTGACTACTCGCGCCCGCTCCGATAATCGCGGCACGTGGCTTCCGCAGGCTCGCACACTTACCGAAGCGCAGGCGTTGACGTCGCAGCGGCTGACAGGCTGGTAAAACGAATCGCCGCGCTCGCGGGGTCCACCCGCACGGCAGACGTTCTATCGGGCGTTGGACCCTTTGCCGCCGCTGTCCGTGTTCCCTCCCGCTACCGCAAGCCGGTGCTGCTGTCCTCGTCCGACGGCGTGGGGACCAAGCTCGAAGTAGCAATACTGTCCGGCCGCCACAACAGCATCGGCATCGACCTCGTGGCGATGAACGTGAACGACTTGATCACGGCCGGGGCGAGCCCGCTGTTCTTCCTTGACTACCTCGCTGCGGGCAAGCTCGCGTCTATCGACGCGGAATCGATCATCGCCGGCATCGCCGAAGGCTGCCGGCAGTCGAAGGCCAGCCTGGTCGGCGGCGAGACGGCAGAAATGCCCGGCTTCTATCCCGACGGGCACTACGACCTCGCGGGTTTCTGCGTAGGCGTTGCCGAAGAGAAAGACCTTATCGACGGGAGCGCTGTGCGCGCGGGCGACTTGCTCGTGGGCTTGCACTCATCGGGCCTGCACAGCAACGGCTACAGCCTGGCGCGCAAGGCGCTGGGTGTCACCAACCGACGCTCGCTCGGACGCTTTCGCCGCGAGCTGGGGCGCAGCCTGGAAGACGAGTTACTCGAGCCAACCCTGGTTTATGTTCGACCGGTGCTGGGCGCCCTGTCGAGATTTCGTATCCATGCGATGGCGCACATCACCGGCGGAGGACTGCCCGGCAACCTGCCGCGGGTTCTGCCCGAGGGAGTCTCGGCAGTGGTCGATCGCGACTCCTTCCCGTCCCTCCCGATATTCGAATTACTCGCCAGCAAGGGAGGCATATCGCGTGCAGAGATGGATCGTACCTTCAACTGCGGCATTGGTTACGTGATGGTCGTTGCAGCCAGCCAGGCGAAGCGCGTCGTTACCTACCTCCGAAGGGCCCGCTGCGGGGCGTCGATCATGGGAGAAATCATTCCGGGCAACCGAAGCGTCCGCTATCGCGGCAAACGATGAAGAAAGCCTTCCGCATAGGAGTAATGGCCTCGGGCAGCGGCACCAATTTTGGCGCCCTCGCCAAGGCTTGCGCCGATGCTGATTTTCCAGCGACCATAGGCCTGCTGCTGTGCAACAGGCCTGGGGCGGGAGCCCTTACCATCGCCGAGGAGTTCAACGTCCCCACCGCTGTGCTTCAACAAGCCGATTACGACGACCGGGAATCCTTTGACGCGGCGGCGGCCGGAGAATTAAAATCGGCGAAAGTGAACCTCGTAGTCATGGCCGGCTTCGACCGGCTGGTCACGCCTGCCCTGCTCGACGAATTCCCCGGCGGGATAATTAATATACACCCGGCAATCCTTCCGGCGTTTCGTGGAGCCGAGGCCCAGACGCAAGCCGCCGAGTACGGGGTCACCCTGACTGGTGCCACCGTGCACTTCGTAGACCGGGACGTAGACCACGGCCCTATCATCGTACAGGCAGCCGTCCCCGTATTGGCCGGCACCGACGCCGCCACACTGAGAAAGCTCGTGCTCACCGAAGAACACCGCATCCTGCCCTGGGCGGTAAAAGTACTGGCGGAGGGCAGGGTCAGTGTAGATGGCCGGGTGGTAAAGATAAGCGGGGCGAGCCTTCCATCAAGCGCCCTGACCAGCCCCGACGTGGACGCTTGATCACCGCCGGCTGTCGGCAGGATAGTAGAACCTTTCCAGGCGGTCGCCTGACACCCCGGCAAGGTAGAGCAACTTGAGGGACCACATGAGCAGTGTGGTCCGTAGCAGACCCCGCTGAGTCCATCTCCGCGACGAAGTAACAACCCGAGACAGGGGAACAGCCATCGCGGCCATGCCCCTTAAACGTCGCGACAAGCCGATGTCTTCAAAGAGGTAGCTTTCCTGGTAACCACCGGCCTCGTAAAACAAGTCTTTCCTCGCAAAGATCGCCTGGTCCCCCGACGCGCTCCTCGTCAACCTGGAGCGATGATTGATAAGGAACGCTATCAGCTTCAAAAGGGCTCCCGCTTGATCGAAATCAATGTCAAAGCGTCCCCAGCCAGCCCCTGCCCCGCTTGAACTCTCACTGGCCAAGAGTCGACCAACTTCGTTCTCGAAACCCGGGGGGAGCATGGTATCGGCGTGCAGGAAGAGCAGGACCGGGCTCGTCGCGGCGGCGGCCCCCGAATTCATCTGCAGGCCCCGGCCCCTGGACGCTGTCACCACGAGCGCACCCGCGCTCTCGGCCCGCAGGCAGGTCCTGTCCTCGCTGCCTCCATCCACAACTATTACCTCGGCCGCTGCCGAAGCGCAGCGCACGACAGCCCCGATTGACCCTTCTTCGTTCAAGGCCGGGATAATAACGCTGATCGGCAGGCACGCCGAGCTGCCTCCACCGGGGGAAGCACCTACAATGCGGGTCTTCGTCACTGGGTTGTCGCCCCCGGGTGCTTTGACGGCTGTAGCGGGACTGCTAACATCCGCACGTGGCAGAAAAACAATGGTTCACTATAGTCGCGATCGGAAGAGATCGTCCCGGGATCGTAGCCGACCTCGCGCAGTGCGTTTACGATTGCGACTGCAACCTCGAGGACACTGCCATGACAGCCCTCGGTCAGGAATTCGCCACGTTGGTGCTCGTCAGCGGCACATCTGATTCGACTGGGGAAACCCTCGCGACCGCGGTCCGACGCCTCGAATGGGAACGCCACTTGA
The DNA window shown above is from Candidatus Binatota bacterium and carries:
- a CDS encoding phosphoribosylglycinamide formyltransferase, with product MKKAFRIGVMASGSGTNFGALAKACADADFPATIGLLLCNRPGAGALTIAEEFNVPTAVLQQADYDDRESFDAAAAGELKSAKVNLVVMAGFDRLVTPALLDEFPGGIINIHPAILPAFRGAEAQTQAAEYGVTLTGATVHFVDRDVDHGPIIVQAAVPVLAGTDAATLRKLVLTEEHRILPWAVKVLAEGRVSVDGRVVKISGASLPSSALTSPDVDA
- a CDS encoding phosphoribosylformylglycinamidine cyclo-ligase, whose translation is MASAGSHTYRSAGVDVAAADRLVKRIAALAGSTRTADVLSGVGPFAAAVRVPSRYRKPVLLSSSDGVGTKLEVAILSGRHNSIGIDLVAMNVNDLITAGASPLFFLDYLAAGKLASIDAESIIAGIAEGCRQSKASLVGGETAEMPGFYPDGHYDLAGFCVGVAEEKDLIDGSAVRAGDLLVGLHSSGLHSNGYSLARKALGVTNRRSLGRFRRELGRSLEDELLEPTLVYVRPVLGALSRFRIHAMAHITGGGLPGNLPRVLPEGVSAVVDRDSFPSLPIFELLASKGGISRAEMDRTFNCGIGYVMVVAASQAKRVVTYLRRARCGASIMGEIIPGNRSVRYRGKR
- a CDS encoding glycosyltransferase; its protein translation is MVFLPRADVSSPATAVKAPGGDNPVTKTRIVGASPGGGSSACLPISVIIPALNEEGSIGAVVRCASAAAEVIVVDGGSEDRTCLRAESAGALVVTASRGRGLQMNSGAAAATSPVLLFLHADTMLPPGFENEVGRLLASESSSGAGAGWGRFDIDFDQAGALLKLIAFLINHRSRLTRSASGDQAIFARKDLFYEAGGYQESYLFEDIGLSRRLRGMAAMAVPLSRVVTSSRRWTQRGLLRTTLLMWSLKLLYLAGVSGDRLERFYYPADSRR
- a CDS encoding ComF family protein is translated as MSMSAAEPSYYLRLLAALGSHYCPACFSPADFAKESRCYGACSTRARMDPLLPSHPAIASAGFVDFYEAEPMPGLSASLRAFKYGDLRSRGRALCLLFAAAVADWAPAIDFVVPVASIPERQKTRGFNQAGWLACSAARALAIPCHTTLLRRRPGQAQARSSGAQRRSLRGQFYCTRQMPTGARVLLVDDVYTTGATAGDSAQALARAGAGSVHFACLLATPETRSARRIEPTCL